The proteins below come from a single Rosa rugosa chromosome 2, drRosRugo1.1, whole genome shotgun sequence genomic window:
- the LOC133733576 gene encoding G-type lectin S-receptor-like serine/threonine-protein kinase RKS1 isoform X2, protein MLVKALLLFLLFRFCDSRDTLTWNQEQLKDDGGVLVSKQSKFELGFFSPGNSSYRYIGIWYSQTKVSEKTVVWVANRNNPINDTSGVLKINRYGELTLYAYNMNSTPVWSTNVSRPVQNNNASTFSAQLLDAGNLVVFQDDNNEIYVWQSFDYPTDTQIPGVKVGVNWKTGLEWVLTSWKSQDDPGLGDYTFRLYSDQTAVPQYFIYKGLSKYWRSDSGPEGPFVTNQEETYSFLNYTNAITRTTLTDSGRLHRLTWDNGGLQWKEDYSAPKSQWYEPSSINDWNQKNGSGGCVSKRVGVSKCGNGDGFVNVARVKYPDTLIASRLRTGMSAKECEQDCLRNCSCTAYLSIQHEGLVDCLTWYDDLMDILVYTQRGRDLYVRVNKTELAAYAGRSQVFLERRGMLAIPILSALLALVLIIMLGCWWRKKNRNTKGIDFVEAEELEETQRHPELQFFDLDTIIAATDHFSPVNELGHGGFGSVYKGQLPNEQKVAVKRLSKTSGQGIEEFKNEVALIARLQHRNLVKLLGCCIKGEERMLVLEYMPNKSLDSFLFDNTRRSFLDWEKRFEIINGIARGILYLHQDSRLRIIHRDLKTSNVLLDAEMNPKISDFGMARIFHGDQLQDKTNRIVGTYGYMSPEYAVFGRFSTKSDVFSFGIIMLEILSGQKNNGFDLEDPSMNLIRCVWELWEEGRALDIVDSTLKSYQPNEVMRCIQVALLCVQEDSKDRPAMSAIVFMLSGEASPPLPNQPAFVYRRNSGTDVYPLLSNRSYSINDVTASTMEAR, encoded by the exons ATGTTGGTCAAAGCTCtgcttctcttcctcctcttccgaTTTTGCGATTCCAGGGACACCTTAACATGGAACCAAGAACAACTGAAGGATGATGGTGGAGTTCTTGTGTCCAAACAGAGCAAGTTCGAGTTGGGTTTCTTCAGCCCCGGAAATTCTAGCTACCGGTATATTGGAATTTGGTATTCTCAGACTAAAGTATCTGAGAAAACAGTGGTGTGGGTTGCAAACAGGAACAATCCCATCAATGATACCTCTGGTGTGCTCAAAATAAACAGGTATGGAGAACTGACCCTTTATGCTTATAACATGAACAGCACTCCTGTTTGGTCCACCAATGTGTCACGGCCGGTCCAGAATAATAACGCAAGCACTTTTTCTGCACAGCTTTTAGATGCAGGAAATTTAGTTGTGTTCCAGGATGATAATAATGAAATCTATGTATGGCAAAGTTTTGATTATCCTACAGATACTCAAATTCCAGGTGTGAAAGTCGGGGTGAATTGGAAAACTGGGCTAGAATGGGTTTTAACATCTTGGAAGTCACAAGATGACCCTGGACTTGGGGACTATACCTTTAGGCTTTATTCAGATCAGACTGCCGTCCcccaatattttatatataaagGTTTGAGCAAGTATTGGCGAAGTGATTCAGGGCCAGAGGGTCCTTTTGTCACTAATCAAGAGGAAACTTATAGTTTCCTAAATTACACCAATGCAATTACAAGAACGACGTTGACCGATTCTGGTAGGTTACATCGCCTTACATGGGATAATGGTGGCCTTCAATGGAAGGAAGACTATTCTGCACCGAAGTCCCAGT GGTATGAGCCTAGTTCTATAAATGATTGGAATCAGAAAAATGGGTCGGGTGGATGTGTGAGTAAGCGAGTTGGTGTATCAAAGTGCGGGAATGGAGATGGGTTTGTGAATGTGGCAAGAGTTAAATATCCAGACACATTAATAGCATCACGGTTGAGAACAGGTATGAGTGCCAAAGAGTGTGAGCAGGACTGCTTAAGAAATTGTTCTTGCACCGCATATTTGAGCATCCAACATGAAGGGCTTGTGGATTGCTTGACATGGTATGATGACTTGATGGACATTTTAGTGTACACACAGCGTGGACGAGATTTATACGTTCGTGTGAATAAAACAGAGTTAG CTGCATATGCAGGAAGATCACAAGTTTTCTTGGAAAGGAGGGGTATGCTAGCTATTCCAATATTGTCTGCTCTACTGGCATTGGTACTAATCATTATGCTTGGTTGTTGGTGGCGTAAGAAGAACAGGAACACAAAAG GCATAGACTTTGTGGAGGCAGAGGAGCTTGAGGAAACTCAGAGACACCCCGAATTGCAATTTTTTGATCTTGACACAATAATAGCAGCCACAGACCACTTCTCTCCTGTCAATGAACTTGGCCATGGTGGTTTTGGCTCTGTTTATAAG GGTCAGCTACCAAATGAACAGAAAGTTGCTGTGAAAAGATTGTCCAAAACTTCAGGACAAGGGATTGAAGAATTCAAAAATGAAGTTGCACTTATAGCAAGACTTCAACACAGGAACCTTGTGAAACTTTTAGGCTGTTGTATAAAGGGAGAAGAAAGGATGTTAGTCCTAGAATACATGCCTAACAAAAGCTTGGACTCCTTTCTTTTTG ATAACACAAGACGGTCCTTCTTGGATTGGGAAAAGCGCTTTGAAATTATCAACGGGATTGCTCGTGGGATTCTATATCTTCACCAAGACTCAAGATTGAGGATTATCCATAGAGATCTAAAAACTAGCAATGTTCTACTAGATGCTGAGATGAACccaaaaatttctgattttggcaTGGCTAGAATATTCCACGGGGACCAACTGCAAGATAAGACGAACCGAATTGTTGGAACATA TGGCTACATGTCACCGGAGTACGCGGTATTTGGAAGATTTTCCACAAAATCTGATGTCTTTAGTTTTGGGATCATAATGTTGGAGATTTTAAGTGGCCAGAAAAACAATGGTTTTGATCTGGAGGATCCTTCCATGAACTTAATAAGATGT GTTTGGGAGCTCTGGGAAGAAGGCAGAGCCCTAGATATTGTGGATTCGACGCTGAAGTCATATCAGCCTAATGAAGTCATGAGATGCATACAAGTTGCACTCTTGTGTGTACAAGAAGATTCGAAGGACCGACCTGCCATGTCAGCCATTGTTTTCATGTTGAGTGGTGAAGCATCTCCTCCATTGCCTAACCAGCCGGCATTTGTTTACAGAAGAAATTCCGGCACTGATGTTTATCCATTACTTTCAAACAGATCTTATTCTATAAACGATGTGACAGCATCTACAATGGAAGCTCGATAA
- the LOC133733577 gene encoding arogenate dehydratase/prephenate dehydratase 1, chloroplastic: MAVKGGSIWSCAKTPYSHQGISDLRSNRSGLGLNLSLRKWECCSLGVSLAHKAITPVEDEKPNLPAMESAGAIQRVEDNESKGFHKDMNLLPKPLTAADISPSPDDGSKVRVAYQGLPGAYSEAAALKAYPKCETVPCDQFEAAFKAVELWLVDKAVLPIENSVGGSIHRNYDLLLRHRLHIVGEVQLLVNHCLLGLPGVRKEELKRVLSHPQALAQCEMTLSSLGIIRVNTDDTALAAQMVASTGLKDAGAVASSRAAEIYGLQILADKVQDDDDNITRFLILAREPIMPGTERQYKTSVVFTLEEGPGVLFKALAVFALRGINLTKIESRPQKQRPLRVVDDSNEGSAKYFDYLFYIDFEASMADPRAQNALGHLQEFASFLRVLGCYPMDIIP; encoded by the exons ATGGCTGTGAAGGGTGGCTCTATCTGGAGTTGTGCTAAAACCCCTTATTCTCATCAGGGTATTTCAGATTTGAGGTCTAATCGTTCTGGGTTGGGTTTGAATTTGAGTTTGCGCAAATGGGAATGTTGCAGTTTGGGGGTTTCTTTGGCTCACAAAGCTATCACCCCAGTTGAAGATGAGAAGCCAAATTTGCCAGCGATGGAATCCGCAGGAGCAATTCAGAGGGTTGAGGATAATGAGTCTAAGGGTTTTCACAAGGATATGAACCTTCTTCCTA AACCATTGACAGCAGCTGATATTTCTCCTTCGCCAGATGATGGTTCAAAAGTTAGAGTTGCTTATCAG GGGTTACCGGGGGCATATAGTGAGGCTGCTGCCCTAAAAGCTTACCCGAAGTGTGAAACCGTTCCATGTGATCAGTTTGAAGCTGCATTTAAG GCCGTTGAACTGTGGTTAGTGGATAAAGCAGTTCTTCCTATTGAGAATTCTGTTGGTGGAAGCATCCACCGTAATTATGACTTGCTTCTTCGCCATAGATTGCACATAGTTGGAGAGGTACAACTTCTAGTGAACCATTGTCTCTTGGGATTGCCCGGTGTAAGGAAAGAGGAACTAAAACGTGTTCTAAGCCATCCTCAG GCTCTTGCTCAATGTGAGATGACACTAAGCAGCTTAGGCATCATCCGAGTCAATACCGATGACACTGCTCTTGCTGCGCAG ATGGTGGCCTCAACTGGCCTAAAAGATGCTGGTGCTGTTGCAAGTTCTCGAGCTGCAGAAATCTATGGGCTTCAGATTCTTGCAGATAAAGTTCAA GATGATGACGATAATATTACTCGCTTTCTGATACTCGCAAGAGAACCAATAATGCCAGGAACTGAGCGGCAATATAAG ACAAGCGTTGTTTTCACTCTAGAAGAAGGTCCTGGTGTACTATTCAAAGCCTTAGCAGTGTTTGCACTTAGGGGCATTAATTTGACAAAG ATTGAAAGTCGCCCCCAAAAACAACGTCCATTAAGGGTTGTTGATGATTCTAATGAAGGAAGTGCCAA GTATTTCGATTACCTCTTTTACATTGACTTCGAAGCTTCTATGGCAGATCCCCGTGCCCAAAATGCTTTGGGACATTTGCAG GAATTTGCAAGTTTTCTTCGTGTTCTTGGCTGCTACCCGATGGACATAATTCCGTAG
- the LOC133733576 gene encoding G-type lectin S-receptor-like serine/threonine-protein kinase RKS1 isoform X1: MLVKALLLFLLFRFCDSRDTLTWNQEQLKDDGGVLVSKQSKFELGFFSPGNSSYRYIGIWYSQTKVSEKTVVWVANRNNPINDTSGVLKINRYGELTLYAYNMNSTPVWSTNVSRPVQNNNASTFSAQLLDAGNLVVFQDDNNEIYVWQSFDYPTDTQIPGVKVGVNWKTGLEWVLTSWKSQDDPGLGDYTFRLYSDQTAVPQYFIYKGLSKYWRSDSGPEGPFVTNQEETYSFLNYTNAITRTTLTDSGRLHRLTWDNGGLQWKEDYSAPKSQCEWYGQCGANSKCSPDNINVFECECLPGYEPSSINDWNQKNGSGGCVSKRVGVSKCGNGDGFVNVARVKYPDTLIASRLRTGMSAKECEQDCLRNCSCTAYLSIQHEGLVDCLTWYDDLMDILVYTQRGRDLYVRVNKTELAAYAGRSQVFLERRGMLAIPILSALLALVLIIMLGCWWRKKNRNTKGIDFVEAEELEETQRHPELQFFDLDTIIAATDHFSPVNELGHGGFGSVYKGQLPNEQKVAVKRLSKTSGQGIEEFKNEVALIARLQHRNLVKLLGCCIKGEERMLVLEYMPNKSLDSFLFDNTRRSFLDWEKRFEIINGIARGILYLHQDSRLRIIHRDLKTSNVLLDAEMNPKISDFGMARIFHGDQLQDKTNRIVGTYGYMSPEYAVFGRFSTKSDVFSFGIIMLEILSGQKNNGFDLEDPSMNLIRCVWELWEEGRALDIVDSTLKSYQPNEVMRCIQVALLCVQEDSKDRPAMSAIVFMLSGEASPPLPNQPAFVYRRNSGTDVYPLLSNRSYSINDVTASTMEAR; this comes from the exons ATGTTGGTCAAAGCTCtgcttctcttcctcctcttccgaTTTTGCGATTCCAGGGACACCTTAACATGGAACCAAGAACAACTGAAGGATGATGGTGGAGTTCTTGTGTCCAAACAGAGCAAGTTCGAGTTGGGTTTCTTCAGCCCCGGAAATTCTAGCTACCGGTATATTGGAATTTGGTATTCTCAGACTAAAGTATCTGAGAAAACAGTGGTGTGGGTTGCAAACAGGAACAATCCCATCAATGATACCTCTGGTGTGCTCAAAATAAACAGGTATGGAGAACTGACCCTTTATGCTTATAACATGAACAGCACTCCTGTTTGGTCCACCAATGTGTCACGGCCGGTCCAGAATAATAACGCAAGCACTTTTTCTGCACAGCTTTTAGATGCAGGAAATTTAGTTGTGTTCCAGGATGATAATAATGAAATCTATGTATGGCAAAGTTTTGATTATCCTACAGATACTCAAATTCCAGGTGTGAAAGTCGGGGTGAATTGGAAAACTGGGCTAGAATGGGTTTTAACATCTTGGAAGTCACAAGATGACCCTGGACTTGGGGACTATACCTTTAGGCTTTATTCAGATCAGACTGCCGTCCcccaatattttatatataaagGTTTGAGCAAGTATTGGCGAAGTGATTCAGGGCCAGAGGGTCCTTTTGTCACTAATCAAGAGGAAACTTATAGTTTCCTAAATTACACCAATGCAATTACAAGAACGACGTTGACCGATTCTGGTAGGTTACATCGCCTTACATGGGATAATGGTGGCCTTCAATGGAAGGAAGACTATTCTGCACCGAAGTCCCAGTGTGAGTGGTATGGACAGTGTGGTGCCAACAGCAAATGTAGTCCTGACAATATTAATGTGTTTGAGTGTGAATGTTTACCAGGGTATGAGCCTAGTTCTATAAATGATTGGAATCAGAAAAATGGGTCGGGTGGATGTGTGAGTAAGCGAGTTGGTGTATCAAAGTGCGGGAATGGAGATGGGTTTGTGAATGTGGCAAGAGTTAAATATCCAGACACATTAATAGCATCACGGTTGAGAACAGGTATGAGTGCCAAAGAGTGTGAGCAGGACTGCTTAAGAAATTGTTCTTGCACCGCATATTTGAGCATCCAACATGAAGGGCTTGTGGATTGCTTGACATGGTATGATGACTTGATGGACATTTTAGTGTACACACAGCGTGGACGAGATTTATACGTTCGTGTGAATAAAACAGAGTTAG CTGCATATGCAGGAAGATCACAAGTTTTCTTGGAAAGGAGGGGTATGCTAGCTATTCCAATATTGTCTGCTCTACTGGCATTGGTACTAATCATTATGCTTGGTTGTTGGTGGCGTAAGAAGAACAGGAACACAAAAG GCATAGACTTTGTGGAGGCAGAGGAGCTTGAGGAAACTCAGAGACACCCCGAATTGCAATTTTTTGATCTTGACACAATAATAGCAGCCACAGACCACTTCTCTCCTGTCAATGAACTTGGCCATGGTGGTTTTGGCTCTGTTTATAAG GGTCAGCTACCAAATGAACAGAAAGTTGCTGTGAAAAGATTGTCCAAAACTTCAGGACAAGGGATTGAAGAATTCAAAAATGAAGTTGCACTTATAGCAAGACTTCAACACAGGAACCTTGTGAAACTTTTAGGCTGTTGTATAAAGGGAGAAGAAAGGATGTTAGTCCTAGAATACATGCCTAACAAAAGCTTGGACTCCTTTCTTTTTG ATAACACAAGACGGTCCTTCTTGGATTGGGAAAAGCGCTTTGAAATTATCAACGGGATTGCTCGTGGGATTCTATATCTTCACCAAGACTCAAGATTGAGGATTATCCATAGAGATCTAAAAACTAGCAATGTTCTACTAGATGCTGAGATGAACccaaaaatttctgattttggcaTGGCTAGAATATTCCACGGGGACCAACTGCAAGATAAGACGAACCGAATTGTTGGAACATA TGGCTACATGTCACCGGAGTACGCGGTATTTGGAAGATTTTCCACAAAATCTGATGTCTTTAGTTTTGGGATCATAATGTTGGAGATTTTAAGTGGCCAGAAAAACAATGGTTTTGATCTGGAGGATCCTTCCATGAACTTAATAAGATGT GTTTGGGAGCTCTGGGAAGAAGGCAGAGCCCTAGATATTGTGGATTCGACGCTGAAGTCATATCAGCCTAATGAAGTCATGAGATGCATACAAGTTGCACTCTTGTGTGTACAAGAAGATTCGAAGGACCGACCTGCCATGTCAGCCATTGTTTTCATGTTGAGTGGTGAAGCATCTCCTCCATTGCCTAACCAGCCGGCATTTGTTTACAGAAGAAATTCCGGCACTGATGTTTATCCATTACTTTCAAACAGATCTTATTCTATAAACGATGTGACAGCATCTACAATGGAAGCTCGATAA
- the LOC133733576 gene encoding G-type lectin S-receptor-like serine/threonine-protein kinase RKS1 isoform X3, with protein sequence MLVKALLLFLLFRFCDSRDTLTWNQEQLKDDGGVLVSKQSKFELGFFSPGNSSYRYIGIWYSQTKVSEKTVVWVANRNNPINDTSGVLKINRYGELTLYAYNMNSTPVWSTNVSRPVQNNNASTFSAQLLDAGNLVVFQDDNNEIYVWQSFDYPTDTQIPGVKVGVNWKTGLEWVLTSWKSQDDPGLGDYTFRLYSDQTAVPQYFIYKGLSKYWRSDSGPEGPFVTNQEETYSFLNYTNAITRTTLTDSGRLHRLTWDNGGLQWKEDYSAPKSQCEWYGQCGANSKCSPDNINVFECECLPGYEPSSINDWNQKNGSGGCVSKRVGVSKCGNGDGFVNVARVKYPDTLIASRLRTGMSAKECEQDCLRNCSCTAYLSIQHEGLVDCLTWYDDLMDILVYTQRGRDLYVRVNKTELAAYAGRSQVFLERRGMLAIPILSALLALVLIIMLGCWWRKKNRNTKDNTRRSFLDWEKRFEIINGIARGILYLHQDSRLRIIHRDLKTSNVLLDAEMNPKISDFGMARIFHGDQLQDKTNRIVGTYGYMSPEYAVFGRFSTKSDVFSFGIIMLEILSGQKNNGFDLEDPSMNLIRCVWELWEEGRALDIVDSTLKSYQPNEVMRCIQVALLCVQEDSKDRPAMSAIVFMLSGEASPPLPNQPAFVYRRNSGTDVYPLLSNRSYSINDVTASTMEAR encoded by the exons ATGTTGGTCAAAGCTCtgcttctcttcctcctcttccgaTTTTGCGATTCCAGGGACACCTTAACATGGAACCAAGAACAACTGAAGGATGATGGTGGAGTTCTTGTGTCCAAACAGAGCAAGTTCGAGTTGGGTTTCTTCAGCCCCGGAAATTCTAGCTACCGGTATATTGGAATTTGGTATTCTCAGACTAAAGTATCTGAGAAAACAGTGGTGTGGGTTGCAAACAGGAACAATCCCATCAATGATACCTCTGGTGTGCTCAAAATAAACAGGTATGGAGAACTGACCCTTTATGCTTATAACATGAACAGCACTCCTGTTTGGTCCACCAATGTGTCACGGCCGGTCCAGAATAATAACGCAAGCACTTTTTCTGCACAGCTTTTAGATGCAGGAAATTTAGTTGTGTTCCAGGATGATAATAATGAAATCTATGTATGGCAAAGTTTTGATTATCCTACAGATACTCAAATTCCAGGTGTGAAAGTCGGGGTGAATTGGAAAACTGGGCTAGAATGGGTTTTAACATCTTGGAAGTCACAAGATGACCCTGGACTTGGGGACTATACCTTTAGGCTTTATTCAGATCAGACTGCCGTCCcccaatattttatatataaagGTTTGAGCAAGTATTGGCGAAGTGATTCAGGGCCAGAGGGTCCTTTTGTCACTAATCAAGAGGAAACTTATAGTTTCCTAAATTACACCAATGCAATTACAAGAACGACGTTGACCGATTCTGGTAGGTTACATCGCCTTACATGGGATAATGGTGGCCTTCAATGGAAGGAAGACTATTCTGCACCGAAGTCCCAGTGTGAGTGGTATGGACAGTGTGGTGCCAACAGCAAATGTAGTCCTGACAATATTAATGTGTTTGAGTGTGAATGTTTACCAGGGTATGAGCCTAGTTCTATAAATGATTGGAATCAGAAAAATGGGTCGGGTGGATGTGTGAGTAAGCGAGTTGGTGTATCAAAGTGCGGGAATGGAGATGGGTTTGTGAATGTGGCAAGAGTTAAATATCCAGACACATTAATAGCATCACGGTTGAGAACAGGTATGAGTGCCAAAGAGTGTGAGCAGGACTGCTTAAGAAATTGTTCTTGCACCGCATATTTGAGCATCCAACATGAAGGGCTTGTGGATTGCTTGACATGGTATGATGACTTGATGGACATTTTAGTGTACACACAGCGTGGACGAGATTTATACGTTCGTGTGAATAAAACAGAGTTAG CTGCATATGCAGGAAGATCACAAGTTTTCTTGGAAAGGAGGGGTATGCTAGCTATTCCAATATTGTCTGCTCTACTGGCATTGGTACTAATCATTATGCTTGGTTGTTGGTGGCGTAAGAAGAACAGGAACACAAAAG ATAACACAAGACGGTCCTTCTTGGATTGGGAAAAGCGCTTTGAAATTATCAACGGGATTGCTCGTGGGATTCTATATCTTCACCAAGACTCAAGATTGAGGATTATCCATAGAGATCTAAAAACTAGCAATGTTCTACTAGATGCTGAGATGAACccaaaaatttctgattttggcaTGGCTAGAATATTCCACGGGGACCAACTGCAAGATAAGACGAACCGAATTGTTGGAACATA TGGCTACATGTCACCGGAGTACGCGGTATTTGGAAGATTTTCCACAAAATCTGATGTCTTTAGTTTTGGGATCATAATGTTGGAGATTTTAAGTGGCCAGAAAAACAATGGTTTTGATCTGGAGGATCCTTCCATGAACTTAATAAGATGT GTTTGGGAGCTCTGGGAAGAAGGCAGAGCCCTAGATATTGTGGATTCGACGCTGAAGTCATATCAGCCTAATGAAGTCATGAGATGCATACAAGTTGCACTCTTGTGTGTACAAGAAGATTCGAAGGACCGACCTGCCATGTCAGCCATTGTTTTCATGTTGAGTGGTGAAGCATCTCCTCCATTGCCTAACCAGCCGGCATTTGTTTACAGAAGAAATTCCGGCACTGATGTTTATCCATTACTTTCAAACAGATCTTATTCTATAAACGATGTGACAGCATCTACAATGGAAGCTCGATAA
- the LOC133729907 gene encoding autophagy-related protein 8C-like — protein sequence MANDKSLFKKELALERRQAEACRIREKYPERVPVIVEKAVKSDIPDIDKKKYLVPADLTVGQFVYVVRKRIKLSADKAIFIFVKNTLPSTAASMSTIYEENKDEDGFLYMTYSGEQVFGSL from the exons ATGGCCAATGACAAAAGCTTGTTCAAGAAAGAACTTGCTCTGG AGAGGAGGCAGGCAGAAGCTTGTCGAATCAGGGAGAAGTATCCGGAGAGAGTACCGGTGATTGTGGAGAAGGCTGTAAAGAGTGACATTCCCGATATTGACAAGAAGAA ATACCTTGTCCCTGCTGATTTGACTGTTGGACAATTTGTTTATGTTGTTCGCAAGAGGATCAAGCTCAGTGCAGACAAGGCTATATTTATCTTTGTCAAGAACACTTTACCTTCCACTG CTGCCTCGATGTCTACAATTTATGAAGAAAACAAGGATGAAGATGGATTCCTTTACATGACCTACAGCGGAGAGCAAGTCTTTGGATCCCTTTAA
- the LOC133729906 gene encoding uncharacterized protein LOC133729906, producing the protein MAKPSSSSSSTASFPPLKPDDYSHSRVHYAVVLADHTTLSRIVSTLPRLADPTQIHTESDSLSQERVADKISAVLDRRDVPHRETPLHLAVRLNDAVSAKILASAGADVSLQNAAGWNPLQEALCRRSSEIALILLKLHHRSAWAKWRRRLPRVIAVLRRMRDFYMEISFHFESSVIPFVGKIAPSDTYKIWKRDGNLRADTSLAGFDGLKIQRADQSFLFLGDGDQTHDVPPGSLLVLNRDDRKIFDAFENAGSPMTESDIAGFCSQTSVYRPGMDVTRAELVGRTNWRRQEKTESVGEWKARVFEMHNVVFSFRSRKVANPDNADVAAGSEQVLPLELDEDDDGFLVAENPSMFGIPDGRRHSSFIREDREFVALGRKSVDVTFQPPRRSMAATVTAAPVQTKEKEYVKSLRPSVWLTDHFPLKTEELLPLLDILASKVKAVRRMRELLTTKFPPGTFPVKLAIPVVPTVRVVITFTKFVELQPTEQFFTPMSSPRQLIRGQQQEEEHRSKTATTTQKPSGSSWLRRNSSQSASATSKQQHQHSSAVGWQEPEPFAIPSGYTWTSIDDKSRKMRKSKSIRKSK; encoded by the exons ATGGCAAAGCCGTCGTCGTCGTCCTCCTCGACGGCGTCGTTTCCGCCTCTCAAGCCCGACGACTACTCCCACAGCCGCGTCCACTACGCCGTCGTTTTGGCAGACCACACCACTCTCTCCCGAATCGTCTCCACGCTCCCCCGCCTCGCCGATCCGACTCAGATCCACACCGAGTCCGACTCGCTCTCCCAGGAGCGTGTCGCTGATAAGATCTCCGCCGTGCTCGACCGCCGCGACGTCCCTCACAGAGAAACCCCTCTCCATCTTGCTGTCCGGTTAAACGACGCCGTTTCGGCCAAAATCCTCGCCTCCGCCGGCGCCGACGTGTCGCTGCAGAACGCCGCCGGGTGGAACCCCTTGCAGGAGGCTCTCTGCCGCCGGAGCTCCGAGATCGCCTTGATCTTGCTCAAGCTCCACCACCGCTCCGCCTGGGCCAAGTGGCGCCGCCGCCTGCCACGTGTCATCGCTGTGCTGCGGAGAATGCGGGACTTCTACATGGAGATCTCGTTCCACTTCGAGAGCTCCGTCATTCCGTTCGTCGGGAAAATCGCTCCGTCCGACACGTACAAGATCTGGAAGCGAGACGGAAACCTACGCGCCGACACTTCGTTGGCCGGGTTCGACGGCCTGAAGATCCAGCGCGCCGATCAGAGCTTCCTCTTCCTCGGCGACGGCGACCAGACTCACGACGTTCCGCCGGGTTCACTGCTCGTCCTCAACCGCGACGACCGGAAAATCTTCGACGCCTTTGAGAACGCCGGGTCGCCGATGACCGAGTCCGACATCGCCGGATTCTGCTCCCAGACGAGCGTCTACCGCCCCGGCATGGACGTCACCAGAGCCGAGCTCGTCGGCCGGACCAATTGGCGACGGCAGGAGAAGACCGAATCCGTCGGAGAGTGGAAGGCCAGAGTCTTCGAAATGCACAACGTCGTCTTCAGCTTCCGGTCCCGGAAAGTCGCCAATCCGGATAATGCTGACGTGGCGGCGGGAAGCGAGCAGGTCCTCCCTCTAGAGCTAGACGAAGACGACGACGGTTTTTTAGTGGCGGAGAATCCGAGCATGTTCGGAATCCCCGACGGCCGGAGGCACAGTAGCTTCATCAGAGAGGACCGGGAGTTCGTGGCATTGGGGAGAAAAAGCGTCGACGTGACGTTTCAGCCGCCGCGGAGGTCCATGGCGGCGACCGTTACGGCGGCGCCGGTCCAGACCAAAGAGAAAGAGTACGTCAAGAGCCTGAGACCCTCCGTTTGGCTGACGGACCATTTTCCGTTGAAGACGGAGGAGCTGCTGCCGTTACTGGATATTCTGGCGAGTAAAGTGAAGGCGGTTAGGAGAATGAGGGAGCTGCTCACTACCAAGTTCCCGCCAGGGACGTTTCCGGTGAAG CTGGCGATACCGGTGGTGCCCACAGTGAGAGTGGTGATAACATTCACCAAGTTCGTTGAGCTACAGCCAACGGAGCAGTTCTTCACTCCAATGTCGAGCCCTAGGCAGTTGATAAGGGGCCAACAGCAAGAGGAGGAGCACAGGAGCAAGACGGCAACGACGACGCAGAAGCCTTCTGGGTCGTCGTGGTTGAGGCGGAACAGCAGCCAGTCCGCATCGGCCACGAGCAAGCAGCAACACCAGCATTCGAGTGCGGTGGGGTGGCAGGAGCCGGAGCCTTTTGCGATTCCTAGCGGTTATACGTGGACTAGTATCGATGACAAGTCTCGGAAGATGAGGAAATCGAAATCGATTAGGAAATCTAAGTGA